The genome window CGGTTCTCGCCGAGGCATCACCCCCGCCGGTCGCACGTGAGCGTTCCGGCGGTCAGCCAGTTTTTTCCCTTCCCTGTTCCGTCTATCCCGGCAGTCCTGGAGAGTTCCATGCAATCCCATCGTCCCTTCGCCCCGCGTGCGTCCCGGACGCGTCGCGGATTCACCCTGATCGAGCTGCTGGTGGTGATTTCGATCATCGCCACCCTGGCCGCCCTGCTCCTGCCGGCCGTCCAGCAGGCCCGCGAAACCGCCCGCCGGACGCAGTGCCTCAACAACATCCGCAACGTCGCCCTCGCCGCCCAGCAGTTCGCCACCGCCCGCGGCGGCGCGCTGCCGTATCTCGTGTCGAACTCGACGATGCAGTACTACATCCAGGGAACCGGCAACTCCGGAGATATCCGGATCCCCTGGATGGTTTCGCTGTTCCCCTTCTTGGAACAGGGCGCTCTCTATGAACGCCTCCTCGAGAAGAACGCGATGAAGCCGGCCGATCCGATTTCCATCTCGGTGCTGAACTGTCCGAACGATCCGGCCCGCAACTCGCAGGCGAATGTGACGTACGTGGCTAACGCCGGTTACACCTCCCAGGCCACGTGGGGAGATCTGGATGAGCCGGATATGACGGCTCCTTATTTGTACGTCCACCGGGCCGACAACTACTCGTTCACCGGCACGCCGGCCCTCACCGCCTCGGACGGTGTGGATCTGATTACGGCAAGCGGACTGTTCTTCCCGCAGCTCATTTCCGCGGCCTCGACAACGGCCGGACTGTCCTCACGGCAGATCACCCTCGATCAGGTGACCTCGGCAGACGGAACTTCGCAGACCCTGATGTTCAGCGAAAACCTGCAGGCGGAAACTTGGATCGAGACCAACCTCAAGTCGTTCTCGATGATGCTGCCGCTGGCCACTTCCACCTCGCCGGCCATCGCAACGAAGGGGGTCTTCAACCCGATGACGACTCAGGGGATCGGCCTGGGGACCACCAAGGACTTCGCGATGCAGATTCCCGGAGCGTCGGGCGGAACGTTCAGCCTGGCCCTGCCTGGAACGCGGGACGGCGTCATCAACAAGAACCTTTCGGGCGCCAGCGAAGGTCTCGCACCCCGCCCGAGCTCGCTGCACACCGGTGTCGTGAACGTCATGTTCGCCGGCGGTAACGGCAAGCTCCTCAGCCAGGATATCGACGACCGGATCTACGCCGAACTGTACTCGTGGAACGGCAAGCGGTTTGGCCAGAAGGTCCTTTCGGACAATGATTTCTAAGCGGATCGAACTCCGCGGAAGAGCGACGACAGGCCGGGGATTCTCCCCGGCCTGTTTTGTTTTCCACGTCGCTGCCGACCCGAAGACGGGCGGGGCGGGCTTCGATGGCCGTGACATTTTCCGACGCAGGAGAGAATACCGGCGAGGAGCGGCGCATTGACTTGGACAGGCAGCCGATCGACGTCGGACGGGGTCGGTTGTGTATTCCTTACTCGGAGTCAGACAGATGGCAAAGTGGTTGGTCGCCGTGGTGGCGTGTGCCGCGATGAGTTCCGTGGTTCCTGTTTGTGCTCAGGCCGCGGATGAGAAGCCGAAGGCGACGCCGGAGGAGATGTTCAAGCGGCGGGACAAGGACAGCGACGGCTTCCTGAGCTGGGACGAGTTCAAGGGGAAGCTCGAAGGAGACAAGCTTGCCGCGGCCGAGAAGCAGTTCAAGGCCAAGGACACCAACAGCGACATGAAGCTTTCGCTGGAGGAGTTCAAGGCGAAGGTGAAGAAGGCCAAGTAGGCCGGCCGTTCAGCGCGCGGTCGCACGCGCCCCGGGGGTGACGTTCTCGCCAGGACGTCATCCCTTTTTTGTTGTTGCAGTTTTGTTGTTGCAGTCGACCCGCGCGCCCCTCGGACTCGGGACGCTGTTGAGGTGTCCTCGGGGAACAGGCCTTCTTTCGCAAATTTCACATACCTACGTTCGGTCCCCGGTCCGGTGCTTGATCGTCGCCTGCTCACGGGCGTTGGAGACCGCGGTGTCGTAGGTGATCTCCCCCCGCTGGTAGAGATCGAGCAGGGCGTGGTCCATGGTCTGCATCTGCAGCTTCTTGCCCGTCTGCATCTCGCTGTAGAGCAGGTGTGGCTGCTGCTCGCGGATGTGGTTCCGGACGGCGGCGTTGGCGATGCAGATCTCGCAGGCCACGACCCGCCCCTTGCCGTCTGCCTTGGGGAGCAGCTTCTGCGAGACGATCGCCTGCAGGCTGTTGGCGAGCTGCACCGTGATGGCGTTCTGCTGCGCCGCGGGGAAGACGCTGTAGATCCGCTGGATGGTCTGGACGGAGTCGGGGGTGTGGAGCGTCGCCAGGACGAGGTGACCGGTTTCGGCAGCGATGAGCGCGGTCTCGATCGTCTCGAGATCCCGCATCTCGCCGATGACGACGACGTCCGGATCCTGCCGCAGGACATGAATGAGAGCGTCACGGAAACTCTTCACGTCCGTCAGGACTTCCTGCTGGATGATGACGCTCTTGCGGTTCTCGTGGACGAACTCGATGGGGTCTTCGATCGTGATGATCTTGGCCCGCCGCTCCGTGTTGATGAGGTCGATCATGTAGTTGAGGGTCGTGGTCTTACCGACCCCCGTGGGGCCCGTCACCAAAATCAGACCGCTCGATTTGCGGGTCAGTTCCTGGATGATCGGCGGAAGCGACAGCTCCTCGCGGGAGCGGACGCGCGGCTCGCAGATCCGAATCGCCAGCTCCGGGACTCCCGCGTGGAGATAGATGCTGACGCGGAACCGCCCGACCCCTTCGAGATGTCGCGAAAAGCAGAGCTGCCACTTGTCTTCGAGACTCTGCCGGAGCTTCGGCGAGAGCAGGCCGCCGACGAGCGACGTGAGCGCCTCGGCATCGAGCGGCGGGCCGTCGATGGGGCGGATCTCGCCGTTGATCCGGTAGATCGGCGCAAGGCCCCGGACCAGGTGGACGTCGCTGGCGTGATGCAGCCGGGCTCCCTTGAGGATCCGGTCGAGAGACCAGCCGCCGCGGAGAGAAGGGGGGAGGATTGTGGGGGGCGAGGCGAGGTCGAGGGACATGGGGAGGAGGGCTCACGTATCAGGTGGCAGGTATCAAGTCTCAGTCAGGCGCGGAGGTGACGTTGATCGATCGCGAGGATCAATCCGTGGGGCGACGGAGCCGGGCGGAAAACTGGACTTGGTGTCCTGGATCGTCTCTTCGTTCTGCCTTCGGTCTTTCGCCTTCCGCCTCGACGCCACGTTGGATCAGGGGGCTGACGCCCCCCGCTCGCCTTCAGTTGCTCCAGAGGCTGCGGAGCCGTTGCCACAGGGATCCGCCTTGCTCGGTTTCCATCAAGAGATCCTGGGCCAGACGAAAATCCTGTTTCAGTTCCAGGCAGTGCTGGGCGGATCGGCGGGCGGGGACCGCCATGCCCATCCGTTGCTGGCAGGCGGCCTGGATGTACCAGGCGTAGGGGGAGGTGGCGTCCCGCTCGACCGCCAGCCGGGCCCGGGCGAGGGCGTTGTTCGGCTGTCCGTAGTGCGTGTGGATCAGCGAGATCTCGACCGGGACGAGCCAGTCGGAATCGATCTGCAGGGCCTTGTCGAAGCAATGCCGATCCGTCGGCTGACGGCCGGCCAGGAGCAACTCGCCGCGGACGGTCCAGCGGTAGGCGGACTGCCCGGGCTGCTGCATCGCCTGATCGATGGCGCCGAAGGCGTCGCGGGTCTTGCTCTGGCGGATGAGGGCCTGCGCGCGGGAGGCGAACAGATCCGCTTCGGCGGGGAACAGTTCGAGCGCCTTGCGGCTCCAGAGCTCCGCTTCGGGGTACTCTTCGAGGAGGATCAGCATCTGGACCTGACCGACCCAGCAGGCGACCTGCGTCTTGTCGGACTCGAGGGCCCGGGAGTAATACTGGAGCGCCCCTTCGTAAGCTCCGAGGCGGCGGGACTCTTCGGCGCGCTTCTGCCACGTCGTGTCGTCGACGCGGGAGGCGGCGATGGTCTCCGTGTGGGAGTGGTGCTCCTCGTTTCGATCGATTTCAAGCTTGGTGAAGCGGGCCATGTGACGTTTCGCGAGCGGTGTTCGAAAGGGGGGGCCGGGACGAAGAGGTCCATCGCTCTAGGGGAGGGACCGGATCCGTCCGAACTGCGTCAGGGGATGAAGCTGGAAGACGACCCGGCCGAGAACGTTTCTCGCAGGAACCCGGCCGAGCTCGGGCAGCATGAACTCCGTGGCATACTGATCGGTCGTGGGGAGGATGATCCACTCGCCGGAGCGGGCCGTGAGGGCAAAGGGACTTCGGTAACGGCCGGCGTTCAGAGGCAGGTGCGGAGCCGGGACGCCGTCGAGCGTGAAGCCTTTTCCGTTGAACGCCAGCGTCTGACCCGGCCCTGCGAGGATCCGGTCGATGCGCCATCCCTCCAGCACGACATTGGCATTTCGTCCGTCCACCTGACCGTTGAACCGGATGTAGGGGACGTTGTAGACCACCGCGTCCCCCACTCGTGGTGTGAACAGAGCGTTCGTCAACAGGACGTCCCCCGGCTCGAAGGGATAGGCCGCACGCGGAATCACCAGCGGGCTCGCGACAAAGAGGGACCCCCACCAGAGCGGGACGTAGATCCCGCCCAGCAGGGCGGCGATCGTCACCGCCCCCTTGCCCAGTCGTTCGAACCGCGAATCCGTTTCCAGCAGGACGACGTCGAGGACCGAGGCGGCGTGGCCGGCGACCGCCAGACCGAGAAGCCACGTTCCCCAGCCGGTTCCGATCATCAGAAGGCCGGAGAGGAAACAGGCCAGGTAGCTCCAGAAGAAGATCCGGCCGCGAATGCGATGCCCCAGGTAGGACTGGGCCCAGCCCGGGACGAACAGTCGCCACAGGATGGAGGACTCCGGGACGTCCGGCACCACCCATTCGGGGATGAGGGTCTTGCCGACCTGGGTCGAGAGCGTCTCCGCCTGCTCACGGAGTTTCGGAACCGCTGAGAACTGCTTCCGCAGCCGCTTGCGGCGCGCGGTGGCCCGCGGCGGATGCACGTCGATCTGAACCGCCGCAGAGTGCAAAGCTCCGCCGCACCGGCCGCACCGCGTCAGGCCGGGCATGTTCTCGAATTGGCAGCTGGGGCATTGCATGAGGAGGAGGTCTAGGGACGAGGGGCCAGGGACCAGGGGCCAGAGGCTTGGTTCCGAGAATCACAAGGGCGTTCGTCCTCGCGGTCCCTGGACCCTCGTCTCCAGTCCCTCGTCCCCCTTCCTCACTGATATCGATCGTGCAGGTTCTGGTGCTGGCTGACGACCTGGTCCGCTTCGTAATACTCTGACGTCAGCTCGCGGTCCTGTTCCTGCCCGACGATCTGGGCGAGGGCCTCCGCGATATCGAGACACCGCGGGCCTTTGATGCCGATCGTGCGGACCGTCACCTTCCCCTGCGGGCTGATTTCGATTTCGAGTTCTTCACGGGCCATGGGAGGTCTCGGGTGGGTCTAGGGACTGGAGACGAGGGTCTAGGGAGAGGAATGGGAAGGCTCTGTTCTTTCTCTCGTCCCTAGACCCTAGTCCTGCTCCTACGAATTCCTGACGCGGATCCGGACTGTCTGATCTGCTTCGACGGACTCTTCGACCACCGTCATGTGGCGGCTCTTCATTTCGGTCATGAGCCGGTGATAGGCGTACTGCTGCGTGACGCGGCCGACGAGCTCTTCGCCGATCTGCCGGAGCTCTCCCTTCGAAAGTCCGCCCCCTTCGACGCAGACCTTGAGGGCGCCCCTCGCATCGCGGGAGAAGCGGGCGATGACGCCGTCCCGCTGGACCACGATCTCCTGCTGGCCGGTTCCGGCCAGGATCTCGCTGTCCTCGATCGCGATCTCGGCGCGGTTGCCCGTGTCGACCTGTCTTGTGACGGAGCGGCCTTCGCGGACGGCGGCGAATCCCATCGCCCCGACGGCGCCGACCACCGCGGCCGAGATCGCCGGCCAGCTCGCCACCACGACGGGGGCAATCACCAGGACTGTGCTCATCCGAAACTCCTCTCGCGCAGGATCACGCCGCGATTCGCGATTGATCGACCGTAGACGTTTGCGGCTCCGCGGGAGCGTCGCCCTCCCGGGATGTCGGTCGCTTCCTCGATGTTTCTAAACCAGTTCGATCTTCCGCCTGGCTTCGGGCTTGGCGGCCGCTTCGGTCCCTGTTGCCGGACGGGCTCGGCCGGCGGCCCAGGTGCGGAGGCGGTTCAGTTCCTCGCTCATCGTTCGCGAGAGCGGGACTGTCTGTTGCAGGCTGTTCAGGAGGATGTCGGTCGTGAGGTCCGACTTCTGGCTGAAGGCGTCGAACAGGCCGGAGACGACCGATTCCTCGATCTCCGCCCCGCTGTACCCCTCGCAGGCGCGGGCCAGGGCATCGAGGTCGAAGCGGGCGGCGTCGCGGCCGCGTCGCTGGAGGTGGATCTGGAAGACGTCCTTCCGTTCCTCCGCGTTCGGGAGGTCGACGAAGAAGATCTCGTCGAGACGCCCCTTGCGGAGGAGTTCCGGGGGGAGGTGACTGATGTCGTTCGCGGTGGCGATGACGAAGACCGGTGAGGACTTTTCCGAGAGCCACGTCAGGAGCGTTCCGAAGACCCGCGACGATGTCCCGCCGTCGCTGCCGGCGGAGCTGGTCGAGCCGGCGAGGGCCTTGTCGATTTCGTCGATCCACAGGATCGCAGGGGCGACGCTCTCAGCGGTCTGGATGGCGCGGCGGACGTTCTCTTCGCTCGACCCGACGAGACTGCTGAACATCCGGCCGACATCGAACCGCAGCAGGGGGAGCCGCCAGAAGCTCGATACTGCCTTGGCAATGAGGCTCTTGCCGCAGCCCTGGACTCCCAGCAGCAGGACGCCGCGCGGGGAGGGGAGGC of Planctomyces sp. SH-PL14 contains these proteins:
- a CDS encoding DUF1559 domain-containing protein, giving the protein MQSHRPFAPRASRTRRGFTLIELLVVISIIATLAALLLPAVQQARETARRTQCLNNIRNVALAAQQFATARGGALPYLVSNSTMQYYIQGTGNSGDIRIPWMVSLFPFLEQGALYERLLEKNAMKPADPISISVLNCPNDPARNSQANVTYVANAGYTSQATWGDLDEPDMTAPYLYVHRADNYSFTGTPALTASDGVDLITASGLFFPQLISAASTTAGLSSRQITLDQVTSADGTSQTLMFSENLQAETWIETNLKSFSMMLPLATSTSPAIATKGVFNPMTTQGIGLGTTKDFAMQIPGASGGTFSLALPGTRDGVINKNLSGASEGLAPRPSSLHTGVVNVMFAGGNGKLLSQDIDDRIYAELYSWNGKRFGQKVLSDNDF
- a CDS encoding tetratricopeptide repeat protein gives rise to the protein MARFTKLEIDRNEEHHSHTETIAASRVDDTTWQKRAEESRRLGAYEGALQYYSRALESDKTQVACWVGQVQMLILLEEYPEAELWSRKALELFPAEADLFASRAQALIRQSKTRDAFGAIDQAMQQPGQSAYRWTVRGELLLAGRQPTDRHCFDKALQIDSDWLVPVEISLIHTHYGQPNNALARARLAVERDATSPYAWYIQAACQQRMGMAVPARRSAQHCLELKQDFRLAQDLLMETEQGGSLWQRLRSLWSN
- a CDS encoding DUF2997 domain-containing protein, with the translated sequence MAREELEIEISPQGKVTVRTIGIKGPRCLDIAEALAQIVGQEQDRELTSEYYEADQVVSQHQNLHDRYQ
- a CDS encoding type IV pilus twitching motility protein PilT — its product is MSLDLASPPTILPPSLRGGWSLDRILKGARLHHASDVHLVRGLAPIYRINGEIRPIDGPPLDAEALTSLVGGLLSPKLRQSLEDKWQLCFSRHLEGVGRFRVSIYLHAGVPELAIRICEPRVRSREELSLPPIIQELTRKSSGLILVTGPTGVGKTTTLNYMIDLINTERRAKIITIEDPIEFVHENRKSVIIQQEVLTDVKSFRDALIHVLRQDPDVVVIGEMRDLETIETALIAAETGHLVLATLHTPDSVQTIQRIYSVFPAAQQNAITVQLANSLQAIVSQKLLPKADGKGRVVACEICIANAAVRNHIREQQPHLLYSEMQTGKKLQMQTMDHALLDLYQRGEITYDTAVSNAREQATIKHRTGDRT
- a CDS encoding DUF1257 domain-containing protein — its product is MSTVLVIAPVVVASWPAISAAVVGAVGAMGFAAVREGRSVTRQVDTGNRAEIAIEDSEILAGTGQQEIVVQRDGVIARFSRDARGALKVCVEGGGLSKGELRQIGEELVGRVTQQYAYHRLMTEMKSRHMTVVEESVEADQTVRIRVRNS